One window of the Microtus ochrogaster isolate Prairie Vole_2 unplaced genomic scaffold, MicOch1.0 UNK5, whole genome shotgun sequence genome contains the following:
- the Nsg1 gene encoding neuronal vesicle trafficking-associated protein 1: MVKLGNNFAEKGTKQPLLEDGFDTIPLMTPLDVNQLQFPPPDKVVVKTKTEYEPDRKKGKARPPKIAEFTVSITEGVTERFKVSVLVLFALAFLTCVVFLVVYKVYKYDRSCPDGFVLKNTQCIPEGLESYYTEQDSSAREKFYTVINHYNLAKQSITRSVSPWMSVLSEEKLSEQETEAAEKSA, from the exons ATGGTGAAGTTGGGGAACAATTTCGCAGAGAAGGGCACCAAGCAGCCTCTCCTGGAGGATGGCTTCGACACCATTCCCCTGATGACTCCCCTCGATGTCAATCAGCTGCAGTTCCCACCCCCGGATAAG GTTGTTGTGAAAACTAAGACTGAATATGAACCTGACCGCAAGAAGGGGAAAGCGCGTCCTCCCAAGATAGCTGAGTTCACTGTCAGCATCACCGAGGGGGTCACCGAGAGGTTTAAG GTCTCTGTGCTGGTTCTCTTTGCCCTGGCCTTCCTCACCTGTGTCGTCTTCCTGGTCGTCTACAAAGTGTACAAGTACGACCGCTCCTGCCCTGATGGCTTTGTCTTGAAG AACACCCAGTGCATTCCAGAAGGCTTGGAGAGCTACTACACGGAGCAAGACTCCAGTGCCCGGGAGAAATTTTACACTGTCATAAACCACTACAACCTGGCCAAGCAGAGCATCACACGCTCCGTGTCGCCATGGATGTCAGTTCTGTCAGAAGAGAAGCTGTCGGAACAGGAGACTGAAGCTGCAGAGAAGTCAGCTTAG